The following proteins come from a genomic window of Pseudomonas sp. WJP1:
- the napA gene encoding nitrate reductase catalytic subunit NapA: MSMSRRAFVKAQAAAIAASAAGLPIFTTASNLVTEADMVTLDWNKAPCRFCGTGCSVMVATRDNRVVATHGDVKAEVNRGLNCVKGYFLSKIMYGVDRLTQPLLRMKNGQYDKQGEFQPISWDKAFDIMEEKFKQALKNKGPESVGMFGSGQWTVWEGYAANKLMKAGFRSNNIDPNARHCMASAVMGFMRTFGADEPMGCYDDIEATDAFVLWGSNMAEMHPILWSRVTDRRLSYPHVKVAVLSTFEHRSFELADIPMVFKPQTDLLILNYIANHIIESGAVNQDFISKHTRFAKGADDIGYGLRPDDPLEKQAKNADKANTWTDMSFEQFAAFVKPYTLERTAKETGVAPERIKALAELYADPNRKVVSFWTMGFNQHTRGVWANNLIYNIHLLTGKISEPGNSPFSLTGQPSACGTAREVGTFSHRLPADLVVTNPKHRATAEKIWKLPAGTIQEKVGFHAVQQSRMLKDGVLNVYWTQASNNMQAGPNIMQEVLPGWRNPDNFVIVSDVYPTVSAQAADLILPSAMWVEKEGAFGNAERRTQFWHQLVSAPGDAKSDLWQLVEFSKRFKTDETWPAELLAKAPEYKGKTLFEVLFKNGQVDEFPVEQIETGYKNDEAKAFGFYLQKGLFEEYAQFGRGHGHDLAAFDRYHSERGLRWPVVDGKETRWRYREGLDPYVETGSEVQFYGYPDKKAIIFALPYEPPAEAPDADYPFWLSTGRVLEHWHTGTMTQRVEELYKAVPDALVYMHPEDAKAMSARRGSEVKLISRRGEIRARIETRGRNKPPRGLVFVPFFDANKLINKVTLDATDPISKQTDYKKCAIRIELISVA; encoded by the coding sequence ATGAGCATGTCGCGCCGAGCATTCGTCAAGGCCCAGGCCGCCGCCATTGCAGCCTCCGCGGCCGGCCTGCCGATATTCACCACCGCCAGCAACCTGGTCACCGAAGCGGACATGGTCACCCTGGACTGGAACAAGGCGCCCTGCCGCTTCTGCGGCACCGGCTGCAGCGTGATGGTCGCGACCCGGGACAACCGGGTGGTCGCCACCCATGGCGACGTCAAGGCCGAGGTGAATCGCGGGCTGAACTGTGTGAAGGGCTATTTCCTGTCCAAGATCATGTACGGCGTCGACCGCCTGACCCAGCCACTGCTGCGCATGAAAAACGGCCAGTACGACAAGCAAGGCGAGTTCCAGCCAATCAGTTGGGACAAGGCCTTCGACATCATGGAAGAAAAATTCAAGCAGGCCCTGAAAAACAAAGGGCCCGAATCGGTCGGCATGTTCGGCTCGGGACAATGGACGGTGTGGGAAGGCTACGCCGCCAACAAACTGATGAAGGCCGGCTTTCGCAGCAACAACATCGACCCCAATGCCCGTCATTGCATGGCCTCGGCGGTGATGGGTTTCATGCGCACCTTTGGTGCGGATGAGCCGATGGGTTGCTACGACGACATCGAAGCCACCGACGCCTTTGTGCTGTGGGGCTCGAACATGGCGGAGATGCATCCGATCCTGTGGAGCCGGGTCACCGACCGGCGCCTGAGCTATCCGCACGTGAAAGTCGCGGTGTTGTCGACCTTCGAACACCGCAGCTTCGAACTGGCCGACATCCCCATGGTGTTCAAGCCGCAAACCGACCTGTTGATCCTCAACTACATCGCCAACCACATCATTGAAAGCGGCGCGGTCAACCAGGACTTCATCAGCAAGCACACGCGCTTCGCCAAGGGCGCCGACGATATCGGCTACGGCTTGCGCCCGGATGACCCGCTGGAAAAACAGGCGAAGAATGCCGACAAGGCCAATACCTGGACGGACATGTCTTTCGAGCAGTTCGCTGCGTTCGTCAAACCCTACACCCTGGAACGCACCGCCAAGGAGACCGGGGTGGCGCCTGAACGCATCAAGGCCCTGGCCGAACTCTATGCCGATCCCAATCGCAAGGTCGTGTCGTTCTGGACCATGGGCTTCAACCAGCACACCCGCGGAGTCTGGGCCAACAACCTGATCTACAACATCCATTTGCTCACGGGCAAGATCAGCGAACCGGGCAACAGCCCTTTCTCGTTGACCGGCCAGCCGTCGGCCTGTGGCACCGCTCGCGAGGTCGGGACGTTTTCCCACCGCCTGCCCGCCGACCTGGTGGTGACCAACCCCAAGCACCGCGCCACTGCGGAAAAAATCTGGAAGCTGCCGGCCGGCACCATCCAGGAGAAAGTCGGCTTTCATGCGGTACAACAGAGCCGCATGCTCAAGGACGGCGTGCTCAACGTCTACTGGACCCAGGCCAGCAACAACATGCAGGCCGGGCCCAACATCATGCAGGAAGTCTTGCCGGGCTGGCGCAACCCGGACAACTTCGTGATCGTCTCCGACGTCTACCCCACCGTTTCCGCCCAGGCCGCCGACCTGATCCTGCCCAGCGCCATGTGGGTGGAAAAGGAAGGCGCCTTTGGCAACGCCGAGCGCCGCACGCAGTTCTGGCATCAGTTGGTCAGCGCACCGGGGGATGCCAAGTCCGACTTGTGGCAATTGGTGGAGTTTTCCAAGCGCTTCAAGACCGATGAAACCTGGCCCGCGGAGTTACTGGCCAAGGCCCCGGAGTACAAGGGCAAAACCCTATTCGAGGTGTTGTTCAAGAACGGCCAGGTCGACGAGTTTCCCGTCGAGCAGATCGAGACCGGCTACAAGAACGATGAAGCCAAGGCCTTTGGTTTCTACCTGCAAAAGGGTCTGTTCGAGGAGTACGCGCAGTTCGGTCGCGGTCATGGCCATGACCTCGCGGCCTTCGACCGTTACCACAGCGAACGCGGCCTGCGCTGGCCGGTGGTCGACGGCAAGGAAACCCGCTGGCGCTACCGCGAGGGGCTCGACCCCTACGTGGAAACCGGCAGCGAAGTGCAGTTCTACGGCTACCCGGACAAGAAGGCGATCATCTTCGCCCTGCCCTACGAGCCACCGGCCGAAGCCCCGGACGCCGACTACCCGTTCTGGCTGAGCACCGGCCGGGTCCTTGAGCACTGGCATACGGGCACCATGACCCAACGGGTGGAAGAACTGTACAAAGCCGTGCCGGACGCACTGGTCTACATGCACCCCGAGGACGCCAAGGCCATGAGCGCTCGTCGTGGCAGTGAAGTGAAGCTGATCAGCCGCCGCGGCGAGATCCGCGCCCGCATCGAAACCCGCGGGCGCAACAAACCGCCCCGCGGCCTGGTGTTCGTGCCGTTTTTCGATGCCAACAAGCTGATCAACAAGGTCACGCTCGACGCCACCGACCCGATCTCCAAGCAGACCGACTACAAGAAATGCGCGATCCGCATCGAGTTGATCAGCGTGGCTTGA
- a CDS encoding chaperone NapD: protein MDEALHIASLVVHARPELFDAVKANLRLLEGVELHQESAAGKLVVVLETVHENQILQRIEQISNLPGVLNAALIYHEILDSAGDSQ, encoded by the coding sequence ATGGACGAAGCCCTGCATATAGCCAGCCTTGTGGTACATGCCCGCCCCGAACTTTTCGACGCCGTCAAAGCCAACCTGCGTCTATTGGAAGGCGTGGAACTGCATCAGGAAAGTGCTGCCGGGAAACTGGTGGTAGTCCTTGAGACCGTACACGAAAACCAGATCCTGCAACGCATCGAACAAATCAGCAATCTGCCGGGCGTGCTCAACGCTGCGCTGATCTATCACGAAATTCTCGATTCCGCGGGAGACAGCCAATGA
- the napE gene encoding periplasmic nitrate reductase, NapE protein, which produces MSLTQEQKPQRRKEMRLFLFLVVCLFPLLSVAIVGGYGFIIWFFQMLYGPPGPPN; this is translated from the coding sequence ATGTCATTGACTCAAGAGCAAAAACCGCAGCGACGCAAGGAAATGCGGCTGTTCCTGTTTCTTGTTGTCTGCCTTTTTCCGCTACTTTCGGTCGCTATCGTCGGCGGTTACGGTTTCATTATCTGGTTTTTCCAAATGCTCTACGGCCCGCCCGGGCCGCCCAACTAA
- a CDS encoding serine hydrolase domain-containing protein, with product MLFALVSNGALLTPEQPDTTVPWWSFSKTVLAAAALTVVRDRLVSLDDRVAEGPFTLRQLLRHEAGLADYSELADYHAAVAGNEAAWSADDMLQRLDASRLRYTPGDGWRYSNVGYLFIARLIERTTGLPLADALTQRVFAPLGLSRARLARTQADLAGVKMGAASAYDPGWVYHGLLVGPLAEAALCLDRLLGGDLLPQSLLLQMQTVRTLGGPIPGRPWTSPGYGLGLMRGGVEGQRTLSGHTGVGPGSVVAVYQWVSDDNIASCCAVFDEGANEGAVEAEVVKHLSAFGKNDK from the coding sequence ATGCTTTTTGCCCTTGTATCGAACGGCGCCCTTCTCACGCCTGAACAGCCGGATACAACGGTGCCCTGGTGGAGCTTCAGCAAAACCGTGCTCGCGGCGGCAGCCCTGACAGTGGTGCGCGACCGGCTGGTCAGCCTGGATGACAGGGTCGCCGAAGGACCGTTTACCCTGCGCCAGTTGCTACGGCATGAGGCCGGGCTGGCGGACTATTCAGAACTCGCTGATTACCACGCTGCGGTCGCTGGTAATGAAGCTGCCTGGTCGGCGGATGACATGCTGCAACGTCTCGATGCCTCCCGCTTGCGCTACACGCCGGGAGACGGTTGGCGTTACTCCAACGTCGGCTACCTGTTCATCGCAAGGCTGATTGAACGCACCACAGGCCTCCCACTCGCAGACGCACTGACACAACGGGTGTTTGCTCCTCTTGGTTTGTCCCGGGCTCGCCTCGCCAGAACACAGGCCGATCTGGCAGGCGTAAAGATGGGCGCCGCATCCGCCTACGACCCAGGTTGGGTCTATCACGGGTTGCTGGTGGGCCCACTCGCTGAGGCAGCCCTTTGCCTGGACCGGCTATTGGGCGGCGACTTGCTGCCGCAATCCCTGCTCCTGCAAATGCAGACCGTGCGCACCCTCGGTGGGCCGATTCCCGGCCGTCCTTGGACGTCCCCTGGTTATGGCCTCGGGTTGATGCGTGGTGGTGTTGAAGGTCAACGAACCTTGAGCGGTCACACCGGAGTCGGGCCGGGGAGTGTCGTGGCGGTCTATCAATGGGTTAGTGACGACAACATCGCGAGTTGCTGCGCTGTGTTTGATGAGGGTGCCAACGAAGGGGCTGTCGAAGCCGAAGTTGTAAAGCACTTATCGGCCTTTGGAAAAAATGACAAATAA
- a CDS encoding arylsulfatase, whose amino-acid sequence MDKLSDRFKLSVVFAALLSLNGLAHAAQTEKPNILFIVSDDTGYGDLGPYGGGVGRGMPTPRIDELAAEGTTFFSFYAQPSCTPGRAAMQTGRIPNRSGMTTVAFQGQGGGLPAAEWTLASVLKTGGYDTYFTGKWHLGEADYALPNAQGYDVMKYVGLYHLNAYTYADPTWFPDMDDETRAMFAKVTQGALSAKAGEKAVEEFKINGQYVDTPVVDGKPGVVGIPFFDNYVEKAALEFLDTAAKSNKPFFINVNFMKVHQPNLPAPEFVHKSMSKTKYADSIVELDTHIGRIMDKLKALGLDKNTLVVYTTDNGAWQDVYPDAGYTPFRGTKGTVREGGNRVPAIMVWPGKIKADQKNHDILGGLDLMATFASVAGIKLPDKDREGKPIIFDSYDMTPVLLGTGPDPRKEWFYFTENELTPGAARVGNYKAVFNLRGDNGAVTGGLAVDTNLGWKGAAKYVATVPQVFDLYQDPQERYDIFMSNVTERTWTMVPISAAITKLMKTYVQYPPRKLQSMGYDGPIEISKYQKFQSVREDLEKEGVTIPMPN is encoded by the coding sequence ATGGACAAGCTATCGGATCGTTTCAAGCTGTCTGTCGTGTTTGCTGCACTATTGTCATTGAACGGACTTGCCCACGCGGCTCAAACGGAAAAGCCCAACATCCTGTTTATCGTATCTGACGATACCGGCTACGGTGACCTGGGTCCCTATGGCGGCGGTGTGGGTCGTGGCATGCCGACGCCGAGAATCGACGAACTGGCGGCGGAAGGCACAACTTTCTTCTCGTTCTATGCCCAACCCAGTTGCACTCCGGGCCGGGCGGCCATGCAAACCGGGCGCATCCCCAACCGCAGCGGCATGACCACGGTGGCGTTCCAGGGCCAGGGCGGTGGCTTGCCGGCGGCTGAGTGGACGCTGGCCTCCGTTCTGAAGACCGGGGGTTACGACACCTACTTCACGGGCAAATGGCACCTGGGCGAAGCTGATTACGCCCTGCCCAACGCCCAGGGCTACGACGTGATGAAGTACGTCGGCCTGTATCACCTCAATGCCTACACCTACGCCGATCCGACCTGGTTCCCGGATATGGATGACGAAACCCGCGCCATGTTCGCCAAGGTGACCCAGGGCGCGCTGTCGGCCAAGGCGGGAGAGAAAGCCGTCGAAGAGTTCAAGATCAACGGCCAGTACGTCGACACCCCGGTGGTGGATGGCAAGCCCGGTGTCGTGGGCATACCGTTCTTCGACAACTACGTGGAAAAGGCGGCATTGGAGTTTCTCGACACCGCCGCTAAATCGAACAAGCCGTTCTTTATCAACGTCAACTTCATGAAGGTGCACCAACCCAACCTGCCGGCGCCGGAGTTCGTCCACAAGTCGATGTCCAAGACCAAGTACGCCGACTCCATCGTGGAACTCGATACCCACATCGGGCGCATCATGGACAAGCTGAAAGCGCTGGGTCTGGATAAGAACACCCTGGTGGTCTACACCACCGACAACGGCGCCTGGCAGGATGTTTATCCCGACGCGGGCTACACGCCGTTCCGTGGCACCAAGGGCACCGTGCGTGAAGGTGGTAACCGGGTACCGGCGATCATGGTTTGGCCCGGCAAGATCAAGGCCGATCAAAAAAACCACGACATCCTCGGCGGCCTGGACCTGATGGCGACGTTCGCTTCCGTGGCCGGGATCAAGCTTCCGGACAAGGATCGCGAAGGCAAGCCCATCATCTTCGACAGCTACGACATGACGCCTGTGCTGCTGGGGACCGGTCCTGACCCTCGCAAGGAATGGTTCTACTTCACCGAGAACGAACTGACCCCCGGTGCCGCTCGCGTGGGCAACTACAAGGCCGTGTTCAACCTTAGGGGCGACAATGGTGCCGTGACCGGTGGTCTGGCCGTGGACACCAACCTGGGCTGGAAAGGTGCTGCAAAATACGTGGCGACGGTACCGCAGGTCTTCGACCTGTATCAGGACCCGCAGGAGCGCTATGACATTTTCATGAGCAACGTCACCGAGCGCACCTGGACCATGGTTCCCATCAGCGCGGCGATTACCAAGTTGATGAAAACCTACGTTCAGTACCCTCCGCGTAAACTGCAAAGCATGGGCTACGACGGCCCGATCGAAATTTCCAAGTACCAGAAATTCCAGTCGGTTCGTGAAGACCTGGAGAAAGAAGGCGTCACCATTCCGATGCCTAATTAG
- a CDS encoding transporter encodes MNNGIRLVPFIIFAVVWPEVSLAADSQAELAKQTLNPVAALYSLPIQYNWNQKLGPSGDGYQSVTNIQPVLPFSINDEWNLISRTILPIIDQHGLVAGGQADKSGTGDVTQSFFFSPKQPTSSGWIWGAGPAILVPTGSDELLSSEQWGLGPTVVLLKQHDGWTRGILANHIWSVENSPPDDKDKVNATFLQPFFSYTTHTYTTFGINTESTYDWQTREWSVPINLFVTQLFKVGHQPMTLQAGPRYWADSPKDGAEGWGFRVAFTLLFPK; translated from the coding sequence ATGAACAATGGCATTCGACTTGTTCCTTTCATTATCTTTGCGGTGGTATGGCCCGAAGTCAGCCTCGCCGCCGATAGTCAGGCCGAGCTGGCCAAGCAAACGCTAAATCCCGTCGCCGCGCTTTACAGTTTGCCGATTCAATACAACTGGAACCAGAAACTCGGACCCAGCGGTGATGGCTACCAAAGTGTCACCAACATCCAGCCAGTGCTGCCCTTCAGCATCAATGACGAGTGGAACCTGATCTCCCGCACCATCCTGCCAATCATTGATCAGCATGGTCTGGTAGCTGGCGGCCAGGCGGACAAATCCGGTACGGGGGATGTGACCCAGAGTTTCTTTTTTTCACCCAAGCAGCCGACTTCCAGCGGTTGGATTTGGGGCGCAGGACCGGCCATTCTGGTGCCGACCGGTAGCGATGAGCTTTTGAGCAGTGAGCAATGGGGGTTGGGCCCCACGGTGGTCTTGCTCAAGCAACATGACGGTTGGACCCGTGGCATTCTCGCCAATCACATCTGGTCGGTGGAGAACAGCCCGCCCGATGACAAGGACAAGGTCAACGCGACTTTCCTGCAGCCTTTCTTCAGCTACACCACCCACACCTACACCACCTTCGGAATTAACACCGAATCCACCTATGACTGGCAGACACGCGAATGGTCAGTGCCAATCAACCTTTTCGTTACCCAGTTGTTCAAAGTCGGCCATCAACCCATGACCCTGCAAGCAGGACCACGTTATTGGGCAGATAGTCCGAAAGATGGTGCTGAGGGCTGGGGATTCCGGGTGGCGTTTACACTGTTGTTTCCCAAGTGA
- a CDS encoding tyrosine-type recombinase/integrase, which translates to MNSFATHRHQPWNKGKLVGQKAPLRVRDIWAIRVRLQLAERTRDLALFNLAIDSKLRACDLTKLRVRDIAHGEHVSSRAIVMQQKTHHPVQFEITEQTRTVLEAWMHQARLHSEDFLFPSRLHDSDHLSTRQYARIVKAWVTAIGLDPTMYGTHTLRRTKASLIYRRTKNLRAVQILLGHTKLESTVRYLGIEVDDALEMAEQTEV; encoded by the coding sequence ATGAACTCATTTGCTACACATCGCCATCAGCCTTGGAACAAGGGAAAGCTCGTCGGGCAAAAGGCGCCGCTCCGAGTCAGAGATATTTGGGCTATTCGTGTAAGACTTCAGCTTGCTGAGAGGACAAGGGATCTGGCGCTCTTCAACTTAGCTATCGACAGCAAATTGCGTGCCTGTGACTTAACCAAGTTACGAGTCCGAGACATAGCACATGGGGAGCATGTGTCGTCACGGGCTATCGTGATGCAGCAGAAAACCCATCACCCAGTGCAATTTGAAATCACTGAGCAAACCCGAACGGTTCTGGAGGCCTGGATGCATCAAGCTCGCCTCCACAGCGAGGATTTCTTGTTCCCGAGCCGTTTGCACGATTCAGACCATCTCTCCACCAGACAGTACGCTCGAATAGTCAAAGCGTGGGTGACCGCCATTGGTCTTGATCCAACCATGTACGGTACTCACACGCTACGGCGCACCAAGGCATCGTTGATCTATCGCAGGACAAAGAATCTGAGAGCAGTTCAAATCTTGCTGGGACATACGAAGCTTGAAAGCACCGTCAGGTACCTGGGCATCGAGGTCGATGACGCCCTGGAAATGGCAGAGCAGACAGAAGTTTGA
- a CDS encoding Hsp20 family protein, which yields MATTVSLAPLFRQSVGFDRFNDLFESALRSEAASTTYPPHNVEKHGDDHYRIVIAAAGLSEEDLDIQVEKEVLTIAGGKRESDKEAIYLHQGIAQRAFRLSFRLADHIEVQNASLSNGLLSIDLLRVVPEEAKPRRINIDGSGKSDLKQIN from the coding sequence ATGGCTACTACCGTTTCGTTGGCCCCACTGTTCCGTCAGTCGGTAGGCTTTGATCGTTTCAACGACCTTTTTGAATCCGCGCTACGCAGCGAGGCGGCCTCGACTACCTACCCACCTCATAACGTCGAGAAGCACGGTGACGATCATTATCGAATCGTCATAGCGGCGGCAGGTCTGAGTGAGGAGGATTTGGACATTCAAGTCGAGAAGGAGGTTTTGACCATCGCCGGTGGCAAGCGAGAAAGCGATAAGGAGGCGATTTACCTTCATCAGGGAATCGCTCAACGTGCATTTCGACTGTCTTTCCGTTTAGCGGACCATATTGAGGTTCAAAATGCATCGTTGTCCAATGGGCTGTTGAGCATTGATCTGCTGCGAGTTGTACCAGAGGAAGCCAAGCCTCGGCGCATCAACATTGATGGCTCGGGGAAGTCTGATCTGAAACAAATCAACTGA
- a CDS encoding MFS transporter, with product MYSRIEPAAPACAISSEPVPLWKAASAALVGNTLEWYDMALYAYFAFIISKLFFPTDSESLSLLITFGTFGVSFLVRPLGALVLGAYADRAGRKKSLTLSISLMLIGTLIIALIPTYDAIGILAPIGIFVARLLQGFSAGGEFGSSTAYLIEHAAPQRRGFVASLQFASQGLGTVLASLFGYILTANLSPEEMLNWGWRLPFLFGLLIGPVGIYIRRNCEESPAFINSENSSAPVRKLFQTQKLLVTIAMGALVVSTASNFLIQYMPSYATKDLGLPQSSGFMATLIGGLILTFVTPLVGLLSDRIGRIRIMVVSAAFYLCVAYPAFAWLNATPTLLSLMLVVSLMALIKAVYFAPLPALMSEIFPVQTRATGMSLSYNIGVTFFGGFAPFIAASLISLTGSNAAPSYYLMFAAVVSLCALLGARLKLKLV from the coding sequence ATGTACAGCAGAATTGAGCCTGCAGCTCCCGCGTGTGCCATTTCCAGCGAACCCGTGCCCCTATGGAAAGCCGCTAGCGCCGCCTTGGTGGGTAATACGCTTGAATGGTACGACATGGCGTTGTACGCCTACTTCGCCTTCATCATCTCCAAGTTGTTTTTCCCCACCGACAGCGAAAGCCTGTCGTTGCTCATTACCTTCGGCACCTTCGGCGTATCCTTCCTGGTGCGGCCCCTTGGCGCGCTCGTTCTGGGTGCCTATGCCGACCGTGCGGGCCGCAAGAAGTCATTGACCCTGTCCATCAGTCTGATGCTCATCGGCACCCTGATCATCGCGCTCATCCCCACCTACGACGCCATCGGTATTCTGGCGCCCATCGGTATCTTCGTTGCGCGCTTGCTGCAGGGCTTTTCCGCCGGTGGCGAATTCGGCAGTTCCACCGCTTACCTGATCGAGCATGCTGCCCCGCAGCGACGCGGCTTCGTCGCCAGCCTGCAGTTTGCCAGCCAAGGCCTGGGAACCGTGCTGGCGTCGTTATTCGGCTACATACTGACGGCCAACCTGAGCCCTGAAGAAATGCTCAATTGGGGCTGGCGCCTGCCGTTCCTGTTCGGCCTGCTGATCGGCCCGGTGGGCATCTACATCCGCCGAAACTGTGAAGAATCCCCTGCATTCATTAACAGCGAAAACAGCAGCGCACCCGTGCGCAAATTGTTTCAGACCCAAAAGCTGCTGGTGACTATCGCAATGGGTGCCCTAGTGGTCTCGACGGCGTCAAACTTCCTGATCCAGTACATGCCTTCCTACGCCACAAAAGACTTGGGCCTCCCCCAATCCTCCGGCTTCATGGCGACCTTGATCGGCGGCCTGATCCTAACGTTTGTCACCCCGTTGGTGGGCTTGCTGTCAGACCGCATCGGGCGCATCCGCATCATGGTAGTCTCCGCGGCCTTCTACCTGTGCGTAGCCTATCCGGCCTTCGCCTGGCTCAACGCTACGCCCACGCTGCTATCGCTGATGCTGGTGGTCAGCCTGATGGCCCTGATCAAAGCGGTTTACTTCGCGCCACTGCCGGCGTTGATGTCAGAAATTTTTCCGGTGCAAACCCGCGCGACCGGCATGTCGTTGAGCTACAACATCGGTGTAACGTTCTTCGGCGGATTTGCGCCCTTCATCGCCGCTTCGCTCATCAGCCTGACCGGCAGCAACGCCGCACCGAGCTACTATCTGATGTTCGCTGCGGTGGTCAGCCTTTGCGCACTGCTGGGGGCCCGACTGAAGCTGAAACTAGTCTGA
- a CDS encoding LysR family transcriptional regulator has translation MQFNSMQSIALRYFLEVVRSGSVNEASTRLNVAASAVSRQIAKLEYELGTPLFERRSRGMLPTTAGEQVAAYARKAQMEAVQLVEELRELHGLRRGNVHVACSQGFAIDFLPDAIARFRQVYEGILFTLEVVSPDDVTKWVREGTADLGLTYSLSPEREINVECSLPGSIMAMVPAQHPLADQAMIQLADMQPYPIALPASDTTARRLFDICCGVQGLTFNVALESNYMAALYRFVARQGGVSLSNTISNMVYLHGQQIVAIPIADESLQARRIELQSMAGRTLPQAVSAFRDYLVAALQGPANEMPTLE, from the coding sequence ATGCAGTTCAACAGCATGCAATCCATAGCCCTGCGGTACTTTCTCGAGGTGGTACGGAGCGGATCGGTCAACGAAGCTTCCACCAGGCTGAACGTGGCCGCATCCGCGGTCAGCAGGCAAATCGCCAAGCTCGAATACGAACTGGGCACGCCCCTGTTCGAGCGCCGCTCACGGGGCATGCTGCCGACCACGGCCGGCGAGCAGGTCGCCGCCTATGCCCGCAAGGCGCAGATGGAGGCGGTGCAGTTGGTCGAAGAGTTGCGCGAACTGCACGGATTGCGTCGCGGCAATGTTCACGTGGCTTGCTCGCAAGGATTCGCCATCGACTTTCTTCCGGACGCCATCGCCCGTTTTCGCCAGGTCTACGAAGGTATTTTATTTACCTTGGAAGTGGTCTCCCCCGATGACGTGACCAAATGGGTTCGCGAGGGAACGGCCGACCTGGGGCTGACCTACAGCCTCTCGCCCGAGCGGGAAATCAACGTCGAATGTTCGCTGCCGGGCAGCATCATGGCCATGGTGCCCGCACAACATCCCTTGGCGGATCAAGCGATGATCCAGTTGGCGGATATGCAGCCCTATCCCATCGCTTTGCCGGCCAGCGATACCACCGCCCGGCGTTTGTTCGATATCTGCTGCGGCGTACAGGGCCTGACCTTCAATGTGGCGCTGGAGAGCAACTACATGGCGGCCCTCTATCGTTTTGTCGCCAGACAAGGGGGCGTGAGCCTGTCCAATACCATCAGCAACATGGTTTATCTGCACGGCCAGCAAATCGTCGCTATCCCCATCGCCGACGAATCCTTGCAGGCGCGCCGGATCGAATTGCAAAGCATGGCCGGGCGGACTCTGCCCCAAGCCGTCAGTGCCTTTCGTGACTATCTGGTCGCCGCGCTACAGGGGCCGGCCAATGAAATGCCCACACTTGAGTGA